From a single Oncorhynchus tshawytscha isolate Ot180627B linkage group LG33, Otsh_v2.0, whole genome shotgun sequence genomic region:
- the LOC112230772 gene encoding interleukin-1 beta, which yields MDFDLADALRSSCSSMEFDTEYRLPDAKSGPEMERCGLQAGLSLDLEVILQHQGGMRRVAHLVIALHRMKNPSQKSDSTHTPLDMECTDEQFCSIIMDNLVEECVMVSIQEPMGVVTKKVKGTFEQIGSPQQYSLCDHHQKSLVYCHRTMELKAVTIQGGNNRRARFNLSKYSNASTTTTNQALPVVLGIDQWNLSCSKQTDSTTPVLQLERCEDQLTTIGAQEKTVRFLFYKNTTGFSLTTFESAMYPGWFISTSLEPSQPIQMCQKQDDRKLINFMVKH from the exons ATGGACTTCGATTTAGCTGACGCTCTCCGGAG CTCATGTTCGAGTATGGAGTTTGACACCGAATACCGCCTGCCTGATGCGAAG AGCGGACCAGAGATGGAGCGCTGTGGGCTGCAAGCGGGCCTGAGCCTGGACTTGGAGGTTATCCTACAGCATCAGGGAGGCATGAGACGGGTGGCTCACCTGGTGATTGCGCTGCATAGGATGAAAAACCCCTCCCAGAAGTCCGactccacacacactcccctggacATGGAGTGCACAGACGAGCAGTTTTGCAGCATCATCATGGATAACCTGGTGGAAG AGTGTGTGATGGTCTCGATCCAGGAGCCAATGGGAGTGGTGACCAAAAAGGTAAAGGGGACCTTTGAGCAGATTGGCAGTCCCCAGCAGTATAGCCTGTGTGACCATCACCAGAAGAGCCTGGTGTACTGCCACAGAACCATGGAGCTGAAGGCCGTCACAATCCAGGGAGGCAACAACCGGAGAG CGAGGTTCAACCTCTCCAAGTATAGTAAtgccagcaccaccaccaccaatcaggccctgcCAGTTGTCTTAGGGATAGACCAATGGAACCTCTCCTGCtccaagcagacagacagcacaacTCCTGTCCTACAGTTGGAG cgctGTGAGGACCAGTTAACAACCATCGGGGCTCAGGAAAAAACGGTTCGCTTCCTCTTCTACAAGAATACCACTGGCTTCTCCCTGACCACCTTTGAGTCAGCCATGTACCCTGGCTGGTTCATCAGCACCTCACTGGAGCCAAGCCAGCCCATACAGATGTGTCAGAAACAGGACGACAGAAAGCTCATCAACTTCATGGtcaaacactaa
- the LOC112231479 gene encoding transcriptional activator protein Pur-beta produces MSVAAEFRDYLGDFIEHYAQLGPSSPEQIAQSSVGEDGGPRRALKSEFLVRENRKYYLDLKENQRGRFLRIRQTVNRGPGYGVGGPGGGMQAGQTIALPAQGLIEFRDALAKLIDDYGGDDEELACGTAVGGYGELPEGTSIMVDSKRFFFDVGSNKYGVFLRVSEVKPSYRNSITIPFKAWGKFGGAFSRYAEEMKEIQERQRDKMYERKEESEGEVDDD; encoded by the coding sequence ATGTCAGTTGCGGCGGAGTTTCGCGATTACCTGGGGGATTTCATAGAGCACTACGCCCAACTGGGGCCTAGCAGCCCGGAGCAGATCGCACAGTCCTCGGTCGGAGAGGACGGTGGGCCCAGGCGAGCCTTGAAGAGCGAGTTCTTGGTCCGGGAGAACCGTAAATACTACCTTGATCTGAAGGAGAACCAGCGGGGGAGGTTCTTGCGGATCCGACAGACCGTCAACCGAGGGCCCGGGTACGGAGTAGGTGGGCCGGGAGGAGGTATGCAGGCTGGTCAGACCATAGCCCTTCCGGCCCAAGGCTTAATAGAGTTTAGAGACGCCCTTGCAAAGCTTATAGATGATTATGGTGGAGACGACGAGGAATTGGCCTGTGGAACGGCGGTTGGGGGCTATGGGGAGCTTCCTGAGGGCACATCCATCATGGTGGACTCTAAACGGTTCTTTTTTGACGTCGGGTCAAACAAATACGGCGTGTTCCTGCGGGTGAGCGAGGTCAAACCGAGCTACAGGAACTCTATCACCATCCCGTTCAAAGCATGGGGAAAGTTCGGAGGTGCTTTCAGCCGGTACGCCGAGGAAATGAAAGAGATCCAGGAGCGACAGCGGGATAAAATGTACGAGAGGAAAGAGGAGTCTGAGGGAGAGGTGGATGATGACTGA